From Klebsiella electrica, the proteins below share one genomic window:
- the moeB gene encoding molybdopterin-synthase adenylyltransferase MoeB, with amino-acid sequence MAVELSDEEMLRYNRQIILRDFDFDGQERLKASRVLVVGLGGLGCAAAQYLAAAGVGQLTLLDFDTVSLSNLQRQTLHSDATLGQPKVDSARDALARINPHVQLTTLNAVLEEEALWAQIAAHDLVLDCTDNVAIRNQLNAGCFRHKTPLVSGAAIRMEGQISVFTWREGEPCYRCLSRLFGDNALTCVEAGVMAPLVGVIGALQAMEAIKVLSRYGTPAAGKIVIYDAMTCQFREMKLPRNLQCEVCASH; translated from the coding sequence ATGGCGGTCGAACTGAGCGATGAGGAGATGCTGCGCTACAACCGTCAAATCATCCTGCGCGATTTCGACTTTGACGGCCAGGAGCGGCTGAAAGCCTCGCGGGTGCTGGTGGTTGGCCTCGGCGGGCTCGGCTGCGCGGCGGCACAGTATCTGGCGGCAGCGGGCGTCGGTCAGCTCACGCTGCTGGATTTCGACACCGTGTCGCTCTCCAACCTGCAGCGCCAGACGCTGCACAGCGATGCGACCCTCGGTCAGCCGAAGGTCGACTCCGCGCGCGACGCGCTGGCACGCATCAACCCGCACGTACAGCTCACGACGCTGAATGCTGTGCTGGAAGAAGAGGCCTTGTGGGCGCAGATCGCCGCCCATGACCTGGTGCTCGACTGTACCGATAACGTCGCTATCCGCAACCAGCTTAACGCCGGCTGTTTCCGCCACAAAACGCCGCTGGTTTCCGGCGCGGCGATTCGCATGGAAGGCCAGATCAGCGTTTTTACCTGGCGGGAGGGAGAGCCGTGCTATCGCTGCCTGAGTCGTCTGTTCGGCGACAATGCCCTCACCTGCGTTGAGGCGGGGGTGATGGCGCCGCTGGTCGGTGTCATCGGCGCGTTACAGGCGATGGAAGCGATTAAAGTACTCAGCCGCTACGGCACGCCGGCGGCAGGCAAAATCGTCATCTACGACGCGATGACCTGCCAGTTCCGTGAAATGAAGCTACCGCGTAACCTGCAGTGCGAGGTGTGCGCAAGCCATTAA
- a CDS encoding glycyl-radical enzyme activating protein: MIFNIQRYSTHDGPGIRTVVFLKGCSLGCRWCQNPESRSRTADLLYDARLCLDGCDLCQQAAPEVITRKLDGLIIQREKLTDDHYARLRECCPTTALTVCGEEQSVEEIMTTVLRDKPFYDRSGGGVTLSGGEPFMNPELAQQLLRASHEAGIHTAVETCLHVPWKYIAPSLPWVDLFLADLKHVNEAIFKQWTDGSARRVLDNLQRVAQAGKKIIIRVPLIQGFNADEAAITAITDFAADRLKVEEIHFLPYHTLGMNKYQLLSQPYTAPDKPLAAPELLAFAQHYAQSKGLTATLRG, from the coding sequence ATGATCTTCAACATTCAGCGCTATTCAACCCACGACGGCCCGGGAATTCGCACCGTCGTCTTCCTTAAAGGCTGCTCGCTGGGTTGCCGCTGGTGTCAGAATCCGGAAAGTCGTTCCCGCACGGCGGATCTGCTGTATGACGCTCGTCTGTGTCTCGACGGCTGCGATCTGTGCCAGCAGGCGGCGCCGGAGGTGATAACCCGCAAGCTGGATGGCCTGATTATCCAGCGCGAAAAGCTCACCGATGACCACTATGCGCGGCTGCGCGAATGCTGCCCGACCACCGCACTCACCGTCTGCGGCGAAGAGCAGTCGGTGGAGGAGATTATGACCACGGTACTGCGCGATAAACCATTCTACGACCGCAGCGGCGGCGGCGTTACCCTCTCGGGCGGTGAGCCGTTTATGAACCCTGAGCTGGCGCAGCAGCTGTTGCGGGCCAGTCATGAAGCCGGTATTCACACCGCCGTCGAAACCTGTCTGCACGTGCCGTGGAAATATATTGCGCCTTCGCTGCCGTGGGTAGATCTGTTTCTCGCCGACCTGAAGCACGTGAACGAAGCGATTTTCAAGCAGTGGACGGACGGCAGCGCTCGCCGGGTACTGGATAACCTGCAACGCGTGGCGCAGGCCGGGAAAAAAATCATCATCCGCGTGCCGCTGATTCAGGGATTTAATGCCGATGAAGCCGCCATTACCGCCATCACCGATTTTGCCGCCGACCGTCTGAAGGTCGAGGAGATTCACTTCCTGCCGTACCACACGCTGGGAATGAACAAATATCAGTTACTCAGTCAGCCCTATACCGCTCCGGACAAACCGCTTGCTGCCCCCGAGCTGCTCGCTTTCGCGCAGCACTATGCTCAGAGCAAAGGTTTAACGGCTACTTTACGAGGATAA
- a CDS encoding formate C-acetyltransferase/glycerol dehydratase family glycyl radical enzyme: MTTLKLDTLSARIQAHKMALVHIVKPPVCTERAQHYTAAYQQHLDKPVPVRRALALAHHLAERTIWIKHDELIVGNQASEVRAAPIFPEYTVSWIEKEIDDLADRPGAGFAVSEENKRVLHAICPWWRGQTVQDRCYGMFTDEQKALLATGIIKAEGNMTSGDAHLAVNYPLLLEKGLDGMRAKVAERRSRINLTVLEDLHGEQFLKAIDIVLAAVSEHCRRFASLARTMAAAETRETRRDELLAIAENCDIIAHQPPKTFWQALQLCYFIQLILQIESNGHSVSFGRMDQYLYPYYRRDVELQQSLAREQAIELLHSCWLKLLEVNKIRSGSHSKASAGSPLYQNVTIGGQNLVNGKAQDAVNPLSWAILESCGRLRSTQPNLSVRYHAGMSNDFLDACVQVIRCGFGMPAFNNDEIVIPEFIKLGIEPQDAYDYAAIGCIETAVGGKWGYRCTGMSFINFARVMLAALEGGRDATSGQVFLPQEHALSKGNFTRFEQVLEDWDTQIRYYTRKSIEIEYVVDTMLEENVHDILCSALVDDCIERAKSIKQGGAKYDWVSGLQVGIANLGNSLVAVKKLVFEQGAIGQQQLAKALAEDFEGLTHEQLRQRLINGAPKYGNDDDSVDTLLARAYQTYIDELKQYRNPRYGRGPIGGNYYAGTSSISANVPFGAQTMATPDGRKAHSPLAEGASPASGTDHLGPTAVINSVGKLPTGSILGGVLLNQKLNPATLENESDKQKLMVLLRTFFEVHKGWHIQYNIVSRETLLEAKKHPDQYRDLVVRVAGYSAFFTALSPDAQDDIIARTEHTL; encoded by the coding sequence ATGACGACCCTGAAACTGGATACGCTGAGCGCTCGCATTCAGGCGCATAAAATGGCGCTGGTACATATCGTTAAGCCGCCGGTATGCACCGAGCGCGCGCAGCATTACACCGCCGCTTATCAGCAGCATCTGGATAAGCCTGTCCCGGTACGCCGCGCGCTGGCGCTGGCCCATCACCTGGCGGAGCGGACTATCTGGATCAAACACGACGAGCTGATCGTCGGCAACCAGGCAAGCGAAGTCCGCGCCGCGCCGATCTTCCCGGAATATACCGTCAGCTGGATTGAAAAAGAGATCGATGATCTGGCCGATCGTCCGGGGGCCGGTTTCGCCGTCAGCGAAGAGAACAAGCGGGTGCTGCATGCGATCTGCCCGTGGTGGCGCGGCCAGACCGTGCAGGATCGTTGCTACGGCATGTTTACCGACGAGCAAAAAGCGCTGCTGGCCACCGGCATTATTAAAGCGGAAGGTAATATGACCTCCGGTGACGCTCACCTTGCGGTCAACTATCCGCTGTTGCTGGAAAAAGGTCTCGACGGCATGCGCGCCAAAGTGGCCGAGCGCCGCTCGCGCATCAACCTTACGGTGCTGGAAGATTTGCACGGTGAGCAGTTCCTCAAAGCGATTGATATCGTGCTGGCGGCGGTGAGCGAGCACTGCCGACGCTTTGCCAGCCTGGCCCGTACCATGGCTGCCGCCGAGACACGCGAAACGCGCCGCGACGAGCTGCTGGCCATCGCCGAAAACTGCGACATTATCGCCCATCAACCGCCAAAAACGTTCTGGCAGGCGCTACAGCTGTGTTACTTCATTCAGCTCATTTTGCAGATCGAGTCCAACGGTCATTCGGTCTCCTTCGGCCGCATGGATCAGTACCTCTACCCGTACTACCGTCGCGACGTCGAGCTGCAACAGTCGCTGGCGCGCGAACAGGCAATTGAGCTGCTGCACAGCTGCTGGCTGAAGTTGCTGGAAGTGAACAAAATTCGCTCCGGCTCGCACTCGAAAGCCTCCGCAGGCAGCCCGCTATACCAGAACGTGACCATCGGCGGCCAGAACCTGGTGAACGGCAAGGCGCAGGATGCGGTGAACCCGCTCTCGTGGGCGATTCTCGAATCCTGCGGCCGTCTGCGCTCCACCCAGCCGAACCTCAGCGTGCGCTACCACGCCGGTATGAGTAACGACTTCCTTGACGCCTGTGTCCAGGTCATTCGCTGCGGCTTCGGGATGCCGGCGTTTAATAACGACGAAATCGTTATTCCGGAATTCATCAAACTCGGCATCGAACCGCAGGATGCCTACGACTACGCGGCTATCGGCTGCATCGAAACCGCCGTCGGCGGCAAGTGGGGCTATCGCTGCACCGGGATGAGCTTTATCAACTTCGCCCGCGTGATGCTCGCTGCCCTGGAAGGCGGCCGCGACGCCACCAGCGGCCAGGTGTTCCTGCCGCAGGAGCACGCGCTGTCGAAAGGCAACTTCACCCGCTTCGAGCAGGTGCTGGAAGACTGGGATACGCAGATCCGCTACTACACGCGCAAATCGATCGAGATTGAGTACGTCGTCGATACCATGCTGGAAGAGAACGTCCACGATATTCTGTGCTCGGCGCTGGTCGATGACTGCATCGAGCGGGCGAAGAGCATTAAACAAGGCGGCGCCAAATACGATTGGGTTTCCGGTCTGCAGGTCGGTATTGCCAACCTCGGCAACAGCCTGGTCGCCGTGAAAAAGCTGGTGTTTGAGCAGGGGGCAATCGGTCAGCAGCAGCTGGCGAAAGCGCTGGCGGAAGACTTTGAAGGCCTGACCCACGAGCAGTTGCGTCAGCGCTTAATCAACGGCGCACCGAAGTACGGTAACGATGATGACAGCGTGGATACCCTGCTGGCGCGCGCGTACCAGACCTATATCGATGAGCTGAAGCAGTACCGCAATCCGCGCTATGGTCGCGGTCCAATCGGCGGCAACTATTACGCCGGTACCTCGTCCATCTCCGCGAACGTGCCGTTTGGTGCCCAGACGATGGCCACGCCGGACGGACGTAAAGCGCACTCGCCGCTGGCGGAAGGGGCCAGCCCGGCTTCCGGGACCGACCATCTGGGGCCGACGGCGGTCATCAACTCCGTCGGCAAGCTGCCGACCGGGTCGATTCTCGGCGGCGTGCTGCTTAACCAGAAGCTGAACCCGGCGACGCTGGAGAACGAGTCCGATAAGCAGAAACTAATGGTGCTGCTGCGTACCTTCTTCGAAGTGCATAAAGGCTGGCATATCCAGTACAACATCGTATCGCGGGAGACGCTGCTGGAAGCGAAGAAGCACCCTGACCAGTATCGTGATTTAGTGGTCCGCGTAGCGGGATACTCGGCGTTCTTCACCGCCCTGTCGCCGGATGCCCAGGACGATATCATCGCCCGTACCGAGCATACGCTGTAA
- a CDS encoding Cof-type HAD-IIB family hydrolase has product MTVKVIVTDMDGTFLNDARQYDRPRFLAQFAQLQQQGIEFVVASGNQYYQLISFFPEIREQISFVAENGALVYEHGQQLFHGELTRHESQVVIGELLKDSQLNFVACGLESAYVSDKAPDAFVALMAKHYHRLQRISDYQNINDTLFKFSLNLPDSDIPQLIDKLHVSLDGIMKPVTSGFGFVDLIIPGLHKANGISRLLKRWQLSPQECVAIGDSGNDAEMLKLVKYAFAMGNAAASIKSIADYTTDDNNHHGALKVIQAVLDKTPPFSC; this is encoded by the coding sequence ATGACCGTTAAAGTTATCGTCACCGATATGGACGGAACTTTTCTCAATGACGCCAGGCAGTACGATCGCCCGCGTTTTCTCGCGCAGTTCGCGCAGCTTCAGCAGCAGGGTATTGAATTTGTTGTCGCCAGCGGCAACCAGTACTATCAGCTGATCTCTTTTTTCCCGGAAATTCGCGAGCAGATCTCTTTTGTCGCCGAGAACGGTGCGCTGGTGTACGAACACGGCCAACAGCTGTTCCACGGCGAGCTGACCCGCCATGAATCCCAGGTGGTGATTGGCGAGCTGCTGAAAGACAGCCAGCTGAACTTCGTCGCCTGTGGCCTGGAGAGCGCCTACGTCAGCGACAAGGCGCCCGACGCTTTCGTTGCCCTGATGGCAAAACACTATCATCGCCTGCAGCGAATCAGCGATTATCAGAACATTAACGACACTCTGTTCAAATTCTCGCTGAATCTGCCCGATAGCGATATCCCGCAGCTTATCGATAAACTGCACGTTTCGCTCGATGGCATTATGAAGCCCGTGACCAGCGGTTTCGGCTTCGTTGATTTAATCATTCCCGGCCTGCATAAAGCGAACGGCATCAGCCGCCTGCTCAAACGCTGGCAGCTTTCGCCGCAGGAGTGCGTCGCCATCGGCGACAGCGGCAACGATGCGGAAATGCTGAAGCTGGTGAAATACGCTTTCGCCATGGGCAATGCCGCCGCAAGCATTAAATCTATCGCCGATTACACGACCGACGATAACAACCATCACGGCGCGCTGAAGGTCATTCAGGCCGTGCTCGATAAGACGCCGCCCTTCTCCTGCTGA
- a CDS encoding DUF1479 domain-containing protein: protein MAAIYTHETLPADHKSAIRQMKQHLCAQIGDVQAVFDRLSAKISARLEEIEALKARGEDVWPVIPFSDIAQGKVSDAQREAIKRRGCAVIKGHFSRERALAWDNAMLEYLDRNHFDDVYKGPGDTFFGSLDASRPEIYPIYWSQAQMQARQSDEMAAVQSFLNRLWTFNHDGKQWFDPDVSVIYPDRIRRRPPGTTSKGLGAHTDSGALERWLLPAYQRVFANVFNGNIDAYDPWDAAHRTEVEEYTVDNTTKCSVFRTFQGWTALSDMIPDQGLLHVVPIPEAMAYVLLRPLLDDVPDDELCGVAPGKVLPVSGKWHPLLIKALSSIPALNAGDSVWWHCDVIHSVAPVENQQGWGNVMYIPAAPMCEKNLAYAQKVKLALENGASPGDFPREDYETDWQDRFTLDDLNIHGKRALGIVV from the coding sequence ATGGCTGCTATCTACACCCACGAAACATTACCCGCCGACCACAAATCGGCGATTCGTCAAATGAAACAGCATCTGTGCGCGCAAATCGGCGATGTGCAGGCGGTATTCGATCGCCTCAGCGCAAAGATTAGCGCCCGCCTGGAAGAGATTGAGGCGTTGAAAGCCCGCGGCGAGGATGTCTGGCCGGTGATCCCGTTCAGCGATATCGCGCAAGGGAAAGTCAGTGACGCCCAGCGCGAGGCCATTAAGCGTCGCGGCTGCGCGGTCATCAAAGGCCACTTCTCGCGTGAACGGGCGCTGGCCTGGGATAACGCGATGCTTGAATATCTTGACCGTAACCATTTCGACGATGTCTACAAAGGCCCGGGCGATACCTTCTTCGGCTCACTTGACGCTTCACGCCCGGAGATTTACCCGATCTACTGGTCACAGGCGCAGATGCAGGCGCGCCAGAGCGATGAGATGGCGGCCGTACAGTCCTTCCTCAACCGCCTGTGGACCTTTAACCATGATGGCAAGCAGTGGTTCGACCCGGACGTGAGCGTTATCTATCCGGATCGCATCCGCCGCCGCCCGCCGGGAACCACCTCGAAAGGGTTGGGCGCACACACCGATTCCGGCGCGCTGGAGCGCTGGCTGCTGCCGGCCTATCAGCGCGTCTTCGCCAACGTCTTTAACGGCAATATTGATGCCTATGATCCGTGGGATGCGGCGCACCGTACCGAAGTCGAAGAGTACACCGTCGACAACACCACCAAATGCTCCGTCTTCCGGACTTTCCAGGGCTGGACCGCGCTCTCGGATATGATTCCCGATCAGGGGCTGCTGCACGTAGTGCCGATTCCGGAGGCGATGGCGTATGTTCTGCTGCGCCCGCTGCTGGACGATGTGCCGGACGATGAGCTGTGCGGCGTGGCGCCGGGGAAAGTGCTGCCGGTTTCCGGGAAATGGCATCCGCTGCTGATCAAAGCGCTCAGTTCTATCCCGGCGCTCAATGCCGGTGATTCGGTATGGTGGCACTGCGATGTTATCCACTCGGTGGCGCCGGTGGAAAACCAGCAGGGCTGGGGCAATGTGATGTACATTCCCGCCGCGCCGATGTGCGAGAAAAACCTCGCCTATGCGCAGAAGGTCAAGCTGGCGCTGGAAAACGGCGCTTCGCCGGGTGACTTCCCTCGTGAAGATTATGAGACCGACTGGCAGGATCGCTTTACCCTCGACGATCTCAATATTCATGGCAAACGGGCGCTGGGCATCGTCGTCTAG
- a CDS encoding LacI family DNA-binding transcriptional regulator: MELDHKMDKKLKIAEIASRTGMSASTVSRVLAGKANTSEKARRAVLTCAREMGVLEGIAAGRMLLNSLVVFAPQRAFDERSDIYYYRVIQSIHHALAAHEVRLRTCALEENDSDANQFLARMNEPETEAAILLGIDDPHIHDLAVDLAKPCVLLNCRDEAMRLSSIAPDHRLIGQFAAQYLFEMGHQAVLNVMCLRRYTMDLRLAGIKEAWRMRNLHFTDGRDLLTVASFSARDSEQRVGEWLDARAGKPLPTAFLVGGDFMVAGTVSALQKRGLRVPQDISVMSIDGFNLAAIQDVPLTAVHVPRDELGTEAVHLLQQRLIRPDAPRGSLLLHGTLVVRDSVRRIRSGNRLTTVAQAGLYDD, encoded by the coding sequence ATGGAGCTGGATCACAAAATGGATAAAAAGCTAAAAATAGCCGAGATCGCCAGCCGGACCGGGATGTCGGCGAGCACGGTTTCCAGAGTGCTGGCAGGAAAAGCGAACACCAGCGAGAAGGCCCGGCGGGCCGTGCTGACGTGCGCGCGAGAAATGGGGGTGCTGGAAGGCATCGCCGCCGGGCGTATGCTGCTCAATAGCCTGGTGGTCTTTGCGCCGCAGCGGGCGTTTGATGAACGTTCTGATATCTATTACTACCGGGTTATTCAGAGCATCCACCACGCGCTGGCCGCCCATGAGGTGCGCCTGCGAACCTGCGCGCTGGAAGAGAACGACAGCGATGCCAATCAGTTCCTGGCCCGTATGAACGAACCGGAAACCGAAGCGGCGATCCTGCTGGGGATTGACGATCCGCATATTCACGATCTGGCGGTAGATCTGGCGAAACCCTGCGTGCTGCTCAACTGCCGCGACGAAGCGATGCGCCTCTCCTCCATTGCGCCGGATCATCGGCTGATCGGCCAGTTTGCCGCGCAGTATCTGTTTGAGATGGGGCATCAGGCGGTGCTGAATGTGATGTGCCTGCGCCGTTACACCATGGATCTGAGGCTGGCAGGTATCAAAGAGGCCTGGCGGATGCGCAACCTGCATTTCACCGATGGGCGCGACCTGCTTACGGTCGCCAGTTTCAGCGCCAGGGACAGCGAACAGCGGGTGGGGGAGTGGCTCGACGCGCGGGCAGGCAAACCGCTGCCAACGGCCTTTTTGGTCGGCGGAGATTTTATGGTCGCCGGGACGGTGAGCGCGCTGCAAAAGCGCGGGCTGCGAGTGCCGCAGGATATTTCGGTGATGAGTATCGACGGTTTCAACCTGGCCGCCATTCAGGATGTGCCGCTGACTGCGGTCCACGTCCCGCGTGACGAGCTGGGGACGGAAGCGGTGCATCTGCTTCAGCAGCGGCTGATTCGCCCGGATGCGCCGCGCGGCTCGCTGCTGCTGCACGGCACGCTGGTGGTACGGGACTCGGTCAGGCGGATACGCTCCGGTAACCGTCTGACCACGGTTGCGCAGGCCGGACTCTACGACGACTAG
- a CDS encoding MFS transporter codes for MSQGLNNDITASKSRRVVKNLRWWMLVLFLLGVTVNYITRNSLGIIAPELKVSLGITTEQYSWIVGAFQLAYTVFQPLCGWLIDVIGLKLGFMICATLWAIACIAHAGAGSWLHLAILRFFMGGAEAAATPANAKTIGEWFPKSERPIAAGWAGVGFSIGAMLAPPIIYFAHASFGWQGAFMFTGVLALLWVVLWWVFYNNPEKHPNLGKSELTFIRQDNEPPAVKLPFFTALKTVSKNKRFYGIAIPAFMAEPAWAVLSFWVPLYLAKEHGMDLKQIAMFAWLPFLAADLGSVVSGYLTRLYTRWFGCTRVNSVVASSVTGAFLMISLALVAITRDPYITIVLISIGGFGHQIISCMLSALVVESFDKGQMATVNGMRGSAAWIASFLFSLLIGVTADKIGFNPLFIAMGFFDLIGALFLVAFIAERRAKRA; via the coding sequence ATGAGTCAAGGCCTCAACAACGATATCACCGCCAGCAAATCCCGGCGGGTGGTAAAAAATCTGCGCTGGTGGATGCTGGTCCTTTTTTTACTCGGCGTCACCGTCAACTACATCACACGCAACTCTCTGGGGATTATCGCCCCGGAACTGAAAGTCTCGCTCGGCATCACCACCGAACAGTATTCGTGGATTGTCGGCGCGTTTCAGTTGGCCTACACCGTTTTCCAACCGCTGTGCGGCTGGCTTATCGACGTCATCGGCCTGAAGCTCGGCTTTATGATTTGCGCCACGCTGTGGGCCATTGCCTGTATCGCTCACGCGGGTGCCGGTAGCTGGCTGCACCTGGCTATCCTGCGCTTCTTTATGGGCGGTGCGGAAGCCGCCGCCACGCCGGCAAACGCCAAAACCATCGGCGAATGGTTCCCGAAATCGGAACGTCCGATCGCCGCCGGTTGGGCTGGCGTCGGCTTCTCGATTGGCGCGATGCTGGCGCCGCCGATTATCTACTTTGCCCATGCCTCCTTCGGCTGGCAGGGCGCGTTTATGTTTACCGGGGTACTGGCGCTGCTGTGGGTCGTGCTGTGGTGGGTGTTTTATAACAATCCTGAAAAACATCCGAACCTCGGCAAAAGCGAACTGACCTTCATTCGTCAGGACAATGAACCGCCGGCGGTGAAGCTGCCGTTCTTCACGGCGCTAAAAACCGTTTCGAAAAATAAGCGCTTTTACGGTATTGCGATTCCGGCTTTCATGGCCGAGCCGGCCTGGGCGGTACTGAGCTTTTGGGTCCCGCTGTACCTCGCTAAAGAGCACGGAATGGACCTGAAACAGATTGCCATGTTCGCCTGGCTGCCGTTTCTCGCCGCCGACCTCGGCAGCGTCGTCAGCGGCTATCTGACCAGACTGTACACCCGCTGGTTCGGCTGTACCCGTGTGAACTCGGTGGTCGCCAGTTCGGTGACCGGCGCCTTCCTGATGATTTCGCTGGCTCTCGTCGCCATCACCCGCGACCCCTACATCACCATCGTGCTGATCTCCATCGGCGGCTTCGGCCACCAGATTATCTCCTGCATGCTGAGCGCGCTGGTGGTGGAGTCGTTTGATAAAGGCCAGATGGCGACCGTCAACGGGATGCGCGGTTCCGCCGCCTGGATTGCCAGCTTCCTGTTCTCGTTATTAATCGGGGTGACCGCCGACAAAATCGGCTTCAACCCGCTGTTTATCGCCATGGGGTTCTTTGACCTGATTGGCGCCCTCTTCCTGGTGGCATTTATTGCTGAACGTCGCGCCAAACGCGCCTGA